GATGGCGCCCCTGATGCCCCGGACCATTGTTGGGCTCCATGCTAAGGGGTTTTGGCCAGCGGTACAAGGCGGGTAAACTTAGGCCCGTGAACCTGATGGCGGTGTTTGCCCATCCCGACGATGAGATCGGGGCTGCGGGCACCTTAGCCCTTCACGCCCGGCGTGGGGACCGGGTGTTGTTGGTTTGGATGACGAGGGGGGAGTTGGCCAGCCAGTTCGGGGCCATGGAGGAGGCAAGGGTGGCGGAGATACGGGAAGGGCACGGGGCCCATGTGGCCCAGCTGATCGGGGCCGAGTACCGTTTTCTCCCCTTTCGCGACACCTTTCTCACGGGGAGCCGGGAAGAGGCCTTGGCCCTAGCCCGGGTCATGGCCGAGTTTGGGCCGGATGCCGTCATCACCTGGGACCCTTGGGACGTGCACCCCGACCACCGGGCCACCCACCAGGCGGTGCTTTCTGCCCTGAAGCTTTGCCGCATCCCCAAACTGGTGGGGGAAGCGCACCGGAAGCCGGTTCGCCTGTACCACTACCCTAGGCGGGAGGTTTCCCGGCCTTATGTGTACGTGGATGTCTCCGCCACCCAGGAAGTGGCGGAGGCGGTGTTTGGCTTCTACCAGGCGTTCTACGGCTGGCCCTTTAGCCTCGAGGACTTTCGGGCCCAGCGGCGGCTTCGGGGCCGGGAGGCGGGGGTTCCCTTTGCGGAGGCGTTTCAGACGGACTCTCCTCCGGCGTGGCCGGCCCTTCCCTAAGTCCCTCCTCGGGGTCGTAGGGAGGGGTGAGGACGTAGGCCAACA
The window above is part of the Thermus albus genome. Proteins encoded here:
- a CDS encoding PIG-L deacetylase family protein, which encodes MAVFAHPDDEIGAAGTLALHARRGDRVLLVWMTRGELASQFGAMEEARVAEIREGHGAHVAQLIGAEYRFLPFRDTFLTGSREEALALARVMAEFGPDAVITWDPWDVHPDHRATHQAVLSALKLCRIPKLVGEAHRKPVRLYHYPRREVSRPYVYVDVSATQEVAEAVFGFYQAFYGWPFSLEDFRAQRRLRGREAGVPFAEAFQTDSPPAWPALP